GTAAATCCGCCTTGATATCTTTCGCCCTTGTGTTTTGCACTAACAGTTGCCATAtctatgtttaaaatattcaaaatcaatatACTGAATGGCGCagtaatcatacatttttttaaatcactgctAGATACATCTATTTATCCATGCATTACCTCAATCCAAGTCTCCACAGTCTTTTCCTCGCCAACCGCATTCAGATATACCACTATTTCTGTCCACAACTGTCTCTCTTTTACCGGATCGACAATTTTGCCTTTTGCTAGTTCTTTGTTTCTCTCCATACATGATAAAAGCAATAACGCTTGTGCCTTGGTTAGTTTGAAGGATCtgtaaaaataatcaacaaaaaaaatcaaac
This Belonocnema kinseyi isolate 2016_QV_RU_SX_M_011 chromosome 3, B_treatae_v1, whole genome shotgun sequence DNA region includes the following protein-coding sequences:
- the LOC117170172 gene encoding uncharacterized protein LOC117170172 isoform X1, with the translated sequence MFDETLIFFVDYFYRSFKLTKAQALLLLSCMERNKELAKGKIVDPVKERQLWTEIVVYLNAVGEEKTVETWIEIWQLLVQNTRAKDIKADLRILNILDNEFPVDATSRKRVADESNAASSLNQPKEGDIVIVLTT
- the LOC117170172 gene encoding uncharacterized protein LOC117170172 isoform X2 — translated: MFDETSFKLTKAQALLLLSCMERNKELAKGKIVDPVKERQLWTEIVVYLNAVGEEKTVETWIEIWQLLVQNTRAKDIKADLRILNILDNEFPVDATSRKRVADESNAASSLNQPKEGDIVIVLTT